The following are encoded together in the Argopecten irradians isolate NY chromosome 5, Ai_NY, whole genome shotgun sequence genome:
- the LOC138323233 gene encoding elastase-1-like: protein MKIFLISCLLCCVYGLPSRFPDSRIVNGVDSILGQWPWQASLQYKGQSGTYGHICGGSLIAREWVLTAAHCVEFDRNTRNFRIVLGEHVLSSDHEAEQTLDVSDIIIHEQYDGSANGIPNDIALIRLSESADTSSSGIETVSIPTATNKEFTSSDRCYISGWGKTSADSGAADVLQHVQIEVMSNANCNWQWLFQTILPSHICVGGGAESACNGDSGGPLVCQKDEKYILAGVTSWGSSNCQNMPNVYTRVSEYLDWMDSKMAE, encoded by the exons ATgaagatatttctgatttcctGTTTACTATGTTGTG tgTATGGCCTGCCCTCGCGGTTCCCCGACAGTAGGATCGTGAACGGAGTGGACTCCATTCTGGGCCAGTGGCCGTGGCAGGCGTCCCTTCAGTACAAGGGCCAGAGTGGGACATACGGGCACATCTGTGGAGGGTCCCTCATCGCCAGGGAGTGGGTACTGACAGCGGCGCACTGCGTCGAGTTCGA CAGAAACACGAGGAACTTCCGTATTGTTCTCGGTGAGCATGTCCTGAGTTCAGATCACGAGGCGGAGCAGACGTTAGATGTGTCAGACATTATTATC cATGAACAGTATGACGGGTCAGCTAACGGGATACCAAACGACATAGCTCTGATCAGACTCTCAGAGTCCGCCGACACTAGCAGTTCCGGTATTGAAACCGTCTCCATACCAACGGCAACCAACAAAGAGTTCACTTCAAGCGACAGATGTTACATTAGCGGATGGGGTAAAACAAGTG CCGATAGCGGAGCTGCGGACGTGCTGCAGCACGTGCAGATTGAGGTAATGTCTAACGCCAACTGTAACTGGCAGTGGTTGTTCCAGACCATCCTTCCCAGTCACATTTGTGTTGGAGGCGGTGCGGAGTCCGCATGTAAT GGCGACTCCGGAGGACCACTTGTCTGTCAGAAGGACGAGAAATACATCCTGGCTGGTGTGACGTCATGGGGAAGTTCTAACTGTCAAAACATGCCCAATGTTTACACTCGTGTGTCCGAATACTTGGATTGGATGGACAGTAAGATGGCAGAGTGA
- the LOC138323232 gene encoding NAD-dependent protein deacylase sirtuin-6-like codes for MATASGEEGNAGSYKCDLKSCKLGGTIDSKDARADVRGYTVKATPDFLATWDDDGVGVFHMTCWETLSDLAHSSKVTELCNKERSLVLEAEETAEFHQSMDCVLADASRIANMIKESKYPIAFTGAGISTSAGIGDFRGIHGKWTNQDKEKDHGNQKAGKSKPKRNTMSLRPTYTHEALLKLIEMGHLQYVISQNTDGLHRLSGIPEDKISELHGNGFVEKCEKCAKRCVMNHNHRFGPKDPKVPAKKCSQCRINHRTGRICPDTKCKGYLMNTIINFGDNLEEEVLGSADDNARKADMVLTLGSTLRVSPANSLVTKGQKPVRLVICNRQTTPYDDICERKDPSTKVQLGCRVFGDCDDLMREIMRQMMDSAELEEWERDRQKRMKVYDSKR; via the exons ATGGCTACTGCAAGTGGAGAAGAAGGAAATGCTGGCTCATATAAGTGTGATCTGAAATCCTGTAAACTCGGGGGCACTATTGACTCTAAAGATGCAAGGGCCGACGTTAGGGGCTACACTGTCAAGGCAACACCAG ACTTTCTGGCCACTTGGGATGATGACGGAGTGGGCGTGTTCCACATGACCTGCTGGGAGACATTGAGTGACCTAGCCCACAGTTCAAAGGTCACGGAACTCTGTAACAAGGAAAGGTCACTAGTCCTGGAGGCTGAGGAGACAGCGGAATTCCACCAATCTATGGACTGTGTTCTGGCTGATGCCTCCAGGATAGCCAACATGATCAAGGAGAGCAAATACCCTATAgcttttacag GAGCTGGGATTTCAACGTCAGCCGGTATTGGAGATTTTCGTGGTATCCATGGAAAATGGACCAACCAAGACAAAGAAAAGGATCATG GTAACCAGAAAGCTGGAAAATCGAAACCTAAGAGAAACACAATGTCTCTTCGTCCCACCTACACACACGAGGCCTTACTCAAACTGATAGAGATGGGCCACCTTCAGTATGTCATCAGTCAGAATACGGACGGCCTCCATCGTCTGTCTGGTATTCCCGAGGACAAAATCTCAGAACTTCATGGAAATGGCTTTGTCGAAAAATGTGAAAAGTGTGCGAAACGTTGTGTGATGAATCACAACCATCGGTTTGGTCCAAAGGACCCAAAGGTGCCTGCAAAAAAGTGTTCACAATGTCGAATTAATCACAGGACAGGGAGAATATGCCCCGATACA AAATGTAAAGGTTATCTGATGAACACCATCATCAACTTTGGAGACAACCTGGAGGAGGAAGTTCTAGGTAGTGCCGATGATAACGCCAGGAAAGCAGACATGGTGCTGACCCTCGGATCGACCCTGAGGGTGTCTCCGGCCAACAGTCTGGTCACTAAAGGTCAGAAACCTGTCCGACTGGTCATCTGTAACAG ACAGACGACTCCGTATGACGACATTTGTGAGAGGAAGGACCCTTCCACCAAAGTCCAACTGGGCTGTCGCGTGTTCGGGGACTGTGATGATCTGATGAGGGAGATCATGCGTCAGATGATGGACTCGGCAGAGCTCGAGGAGTGGGAGCGGGATCGACAAAAAAGAATGAAAGTCTACGATAGTAAGCGATAG